The stretch of DNA GCACAGTAGGCAGATGACGAGGAACGCTCCGAGCACGAGCATGGTCTGCCAGCCGGTTCGGGTGGATAGCAGGATGGCCATGGCAAGGATTGGGCCGAGTTCGCCCCACGTTCCGTATGAGATGATGGCGTCGCCGATGGGGGTGCCTTCGAGGTTGCGTTCCTTGAGAATCGGCATGAGTGTGCCGAGAGCGGTGGTGGTAAGTGCGATTACCGTGGCGATGCCGTCGATGCCCTGCTTTGCGAAGAATGGAAGAAGGGTCACGACAAGTCCGGCGAGCCCCAAGGTGATGATCCATGTGACAAGGCCGACTTTGCCTTGATGTCCGGCGAGTCGTTTCGGATCGATTTCATAGCCGGCGAGCAGGAATAGGAACGCCATGCCGAGCTCGCTCAAGAGTTTCACAGCGTCGTTCACTTCGATTACGCCCAGTCCGTACGGGCCGAGTGCGGCTCCGGCGACGAGCAGCAGCACGGTTTGTGGAATGAACCTTCCCGGAATCAGCTGCGCCACAATCGGGCTGACGGCCGCCACCGCCATGATGATAGTCAATGAAACGAGCTCTTGCGTCATGTTTCTAGCTTAGTGAGTCTGCATGACGGTGTTCAGAGACGTGATACCCCATGATGTACCAAAAGGGTGCGCTAGGGCAAGGTTAAGTTTTTGTAAATTTTATGGGGGGGGGGGTAATTCTATGAGCGTTACTACCTGTGGAAAATGGCGGAACTGTTTTGTTTTGAAGATGGAACTCCTTCTTTTCATTGGGGGAAAGGTGGGCTTTATTCGAGGGTTTTAACGAGGGTACCAATGGGGAAAGCTCCGATATGATTCTGAACCAAGCTGTTTAGGCAATATAGGGGGAGGGAAGAATGGTTGATGGAAAATTCACCGCAAAGGAGCGCGCGTATTTGGCCAGTCTTCCCGCGGTGGAAAGCGTGAGCACGTCGCGTATTCGATATTCAGACCGTTTCCGAGTGGAAGCGATGTGCCGTTATAACGCCGGTGAATCACCGTCAGCCATTTTCCGTGAAGCGGGGCTTGATCCGAAACTGATCGGCTACAAGCGTGTGGAGCGGTGCATCGCGCGCTGGAAGCAGCAGGAACGTGATGAGCGTCGAAAGGGAAAAGGGCCCGCGAATCATTATCTGCAGGATGTCGAAGACGATTTATCGATCGCCGAACTGCAAGGGACTACGCGCGAAGAGGAGACGAATGATCTAACTGAAGCCGACGAATCGCAGAATATGGCGGCAAAGCTTGCGCAGGCGCAACTGACCATCAACAAATGCGACATGCTCATCGCCAAGCAAGCGTTGCGTATCGACGAGCTGGAACGCGTGCTGCGGACGTTCATCCAGTGATGGACATGCGGCAACAGCAGACGGAGCGCTATCGGGAACCGTCTTTCGAAGAGGCGGTCGACATTGCCGATGAGGTGCGGCAGTGGCGCAGGGATCGCAGGAAAGTCATTGCCATGCGGGTGGTTGCGGCGCTGTTGATCATTCTTGCGATAGGCATCGGCGGGTTTCCTACGTTTCTGCAGTATCAGTCGGCGCGGGAGCTACGGAATACGTCGGATCGGTCCGCGCAGGCGGTCGCCGGCTGGCCTTACCCCCAGGCTGATGAGGCGTTTGCCGCGGCCAAAGCGTATAACAGGCGGCTTGCGGCTTCGGGGCAGCCGATTCTCGGCGAGACTCAAGACCCGTTCTCCCAAGTGCAGGGCGGTTCGCAGTCCAGTGAATCAGGTGCTGCAGAATCAAATAGCGCCAGTGCAAAGGATGCGGAATATCAAAGTTTGCTCGATTCGGGCAGCGGCGTGATGGGCACTATCCGCATTCCGAAGATTTCCGCACGTCTGCCGATCTACCATGGCACGTCGCAGTCGGCGCTCGCTTCCGGCGCGGGCCACCTGTATGGCAGCAGCCTGCCAGTGGGCGGGCGGAGCACGCATGCGGTGATCACCGGCCACCGTGGGCTGGTCGAGGCGATGATGTTCACGCGCTTGGATGAGATGCGCGTCGGCGACTACTTCTACATCGAAGTGATGGGCCGTACGCTCGGCTACAAGGTGGATCGCATTTCGGTGATCGAACCGAATGACACCTCGAAGCTGAAGATTGTGCCCGGCGAGGACCGGGTGACGTTGATGACCTGCACGCCGTACGGGGTGAACACCCACCGGTTGCTGGTTTCGGCGGTGCGTTCCGCGATTCCTGGAGTGGTTCCCGAGGAACGGAATGCGGCAAAGGACGCGCGATTGATTGCGATTGCGGTGTCGGCTGGCGTGCTCGTGTCGGGGATGCTGCTTGCCTGGCTGCGTAGACGGCCGTGGCATATTCGCAGACATGCGGCTTGGTGGCCGAAACGTGGCTAGCTGTTGCGTTGGCATGCTGCGGTGACATCCGTACGGTTACGGACATGTGAATAATGTTGCCCCGTCGTACGTCGTGCTTATGTGAATTTCGGGTAGCGTAGATAGCTGGAAACGTTGTTATCACTTGGTTTCGAGGCTATTTCATACCCCCGAATCTCCCGCGCTTAGGGTGTATATATCCATTCCCTTTTCCTTTTATTGTTCAAAATTGGAGCGCTGGAAGTGTATCCGCGTCGGCTGGATGCGTGACTGGTGATGAAGATGTGAATCGTGCACATGCACACGGTGCGTAAGGGGAGGTAGCAGATGAGGCATGCGCGAATACAACAGGCAAAGCCCGAGAGGTGCTTTGCTGAACGAATAGTCGCCGTCATCATTGCGATTGCCATGCTCGGCGGCATGGGCTACGCCACCACTTCCGCCGCGATGGCGGATAATGCCGAACAGACCCCGGAGCAGCAGGCCGGCATCAGCCTGGGATTGCATGATTACGATCGTTATACCATCAATAAGAATCATACGTTGCAATTCAAGAACGTTGGCAATCCAGGAACGTATAACGGATATGTCGGTGGTGGCAATGGCGCATACACCGGTATTGTGAATAAAACCCTGATAAATGGCTATCCGACCATGGCGGCTGATAAGGGATCAGAATCATTGGACTATCTCTTTGGCGGGAAGCCTGATGATAAAGCCGTCACCAACTACAAGCCGACTGGCGGACTGCTGACATTGGACAAGGATGGGTATTATGGTTTCGACGCCGATTCCCAGAATGCTACATATGACAAGGCATCGAGCAAGTTCACGCTGAGCGACCGGCAGTGTACGAGCCATTCTGATACTCCTTGCTTCGCTCCATTTGGAGGCGATACTGAGCATAATAAATATTCTTTCGGCATGAATCTTGGCGCCGAGTTCTACATGCCGGAAGACGGCAAGGTCAACAATCAGGACATGGTGTTCGACTTTACCGGCGACGATGATGTGTGGGTGTTCATCGATGGTGTGCTGGTGCTTGATTTGGGTGGTATCCATCAGGCGTTGGATGGCAGCATCAATTTCTCCACCGGCGAGATCAAGTACGACAAGAAGCAGAGTCATGGAGACACTCCTGCCGGAACAATCACCCAGGCATTTAAAAACGCGGGAAAGACGTGGGATCCCGTGGCGTATAAGACACATCATCTGAGCTTCTTCTATCTGGAACGCGGCGACGGCGGTTCCAACTGCAAGATCAAGTTCAATCTGCCGGTGAAGCCGTCCAAGGCCATCGATATCGAGAAGGAAACCCTAGGCACCATCGACGCGAACGAAAAGTTCCAATTCCAGCTGTTCGTCAACGGTTCCTCAACCCCGTACCAGGGCAAATACAGCGTGTACAATGTGTACACCAATCAGGTCATTCAGTCCGATGCGCAGACCGGAAACAACGGTGTGATAATGCTGGCCAAGGGACAATTTGCCCGCGTGCAATCCGACAATTTCACTGATGGCACCATGTACAAGGTGCGGGAGCTGAACTCTAGCGACTACACTGTGTCCGCGAACGGTTCCCCAATGACGCAGCAGGGTAGCGGCGATAGTGCATACGCCGAAACCGGCTTGTTCACCGTGGGCGAGACGAGTCATGTAACCATCGTGAATTCCAATGTGAAGCCGTCGAACAACAAGAGCATCGTGAAAACCGATGGCGGAAAAGGTGATGAGTACACGCTGTATCTGACCGCATCCGGCGATAGCACCTCATCCACGGTCACCACTGCCACACCGGCCGACATTGTGCTGGTCATGGACAAGTCCGGCAGTATGAAGGAAGACAACCGCGACACCAATGCGCGGAACGCGGTCGAGACTCTCGCCAATAAACTGCTGACTGACAAGAATTCAAAGTTGCCGACTGATCAACAGGTGCAGATGGCGGTGGTGACATTCAGCACTAACGCTGCTATCAAGCAGAATTTCACCACAGACGTCTCGAGAATCAACAGCGCCGTGGAGGGTAACCCCGAGGGCGGCACCAACTGGGAGGCCGCGCTCAAGCAGGCAAACGATCTACAAGGTCGCCCTGGTGTGAAGAAGCACATCATCTTCCTGTCGGATGGCGATCCGACGTACCGTATATCCGATTACCCGATTGGGTGCGGTGGATGGGGGAATAGATGCAATCCTGACGATAGCTGGCAAACCACGCCGAAAGGTGTGCATGGTGCAGGTAGCAGTGATAGGAAAGGTTATAACTATGCTGCCGCCTTGGCTGAAGCTAACAGGCGTGACGATGCTGCACTCTATGTGGTGAAGACTTCCACTGATGCGAAGAAGATGGCTGATTTCGCCGATCAAGCCGGTGCAGTGGACGGCAAGGAATTTGACGGCACGAACGCTGAGAATCTGACGAAAGCATTCGACCAGATTTATTCCACCATTACCTCTTCTGCGAAGATCAAGGTCTTCTCCATCACCGACACCTTGTCCCAGTGGGTGGATCCGGTCGAGTTCGCAAATGCAGCCAACGATGCCGACATCACGCAATATGTGACGGTGAAGAACGGCAGTACTACCATGTCGACGAGCGAATACAAGGCCACATACAGCGTCGACAGTCCCGACCATCGCACCGTGACGGTGACGTTCAACGGTACTGACGGTACTGATGGCATCGTCGCAGAAAAGACTGATGTCATCGACGTTTCCTTCAAAGTCAAGCCAAGCGATGCCGCATATATCAACCATGCGAGCAACGACTATCCGGATAAGGGAGACGCGAATACGGGAGACGCATCCGCTGGGCAGCAAGGCTACTATTCCAACAAGGATGCGAAGCTGAACTATTGCGTGCTCACCGAGGTCAACGGCGTGGAATCCTGCGAAAGGACCGAAGCCGAATATCCGCGTCCTGTGGTGCAGGTGAAGCTTGGCAAGATCATCATCACCAAGCAATGGAAGGGCAGCGGTGAGCATGCCGATTCCGTGACGGTGCAATTGCAGCGCAAGGCAATCAGTGCGACTACTGATGCGGAGAACGTCGGTAATCCGATCACGCTGAACGCCACCAACAATTGGACCACAACGGTCGATAAGCTGGTGCCCGGCTACACGTATTCCGTGGTGGAAACCACCGGCGATGACCGATATGACGTCACCTATACGGGTAACAATGTCGACTTGACCAAGCAGATGGTGTGGTCTTCCAATGCCGATGCGGGAACATTGAATGCGACCATCATCAACACGCTGAAGCCGGTATCACTA from Bifidobacterium catenulatum PV20-2 encodes:
- a CDS encoding HTH domain-containing protein; the encoded protein is MVDGKFTAKERAYLASLPAVESVSTSRIRYSDRFRVEAMCRYNAGESPSAIFREAGLDPKLIGYKRVERCIARWKQQERDERRKGKGPANHYLQDVEDDLSIAELQGTTREEETNDLTEADESQNMAAKLAQAQLTINKCDMLIAKQALRIDELERVLRTFIQ
- a CDS encoding class C sortase — its product is MDMRQQQTERYREPSFEEAVDIADEVRQWRRDRRKVIAMRVVAALLIILAIGIGGFPTFLQYQSARELRNTSDRSAQAVAGWPYPQADEAFAAAKAYNRRLAASGQPILGETQDPFSQVQGGSQSSESGAAESNSASAKDAEYQSLLDSGSGVMGTIRIPKISARLPIYHGTSQSALASGAGHLYGSSLPVGGRSTHAVITGHRGLVEAMMFTRLDEMRVGDYFYIEVMGRTLGYKVDRISVIEPNDTSKLKIVPGEDRVTLMTCTPYGVNTHRLLVSAVRSAIPGVVPEERNAAKDARLIAIAVSAGVLVSGMLLAWLRRRPWHIRRHAAWWPKRG
- a CDS encoding Spy0128 family protein, giving the protein MLGGMGYATTSAAMADNAEQTPEQQAGISLGLHDYDRYTINKNHTLQFKNVGNPGTYNGYVGGGNGAYTGIVNKTLINGYPTMAADKGSESLDYLFGGKPDDKAVTNYKPTGGLLTLDKDGYYGFDADSQNATYDKASSKFTLSDRQCTSHSDTPCFAPFGGDTEHNKYSFGMNLGAEFYMPEDGKVNNQDMVFDFTGDDDVWVFIDGVLVLDLGGIHQALDGSINFSTGEIKYDKKQSHGDTPAGTITQAFKNAGKTWDPVAYKTHHLSFFYLERGDGGSNCKIKFNLPVKPSKAIDIEKETLGTIDANEKFQFQLFVNGSSTPYQGKYSVYNVYTNQVIQSDAQTGNNGVIMLAKGQFARVQSDNFTDGTMYKVRELNSSDYTVSANGSPMTQQGSGDSAYAETGLFTVGETSHVTIVNSNVKPSNNKSIVKTDGGKGDEYTLYLTASGDSTSSTVTTATPADIVLVMDKSGSMKEDNRDTNARNAVETLANKLLTDKNSKLPTDQQVQMAVVTFSTNAAIKQNFTTDVSRINSAVEGNPEGGTNWEAALKQANDLQGRPGVKKHIIFLSDGDPTYRISDYPIGCGGWGNRCNPDDSWQTTPKGVHGAGSSDRKGYNYAAALAEANRRDDAALYVVKTSTDAKKMADFADQAGAVDGKEFDGTNAENLTKAFDQIYSTITSSAKIKVFSITDTLSQWVDPVEFANAANDADITQYVTVKNGSTTMSTSEYKATYSVDSPDHRTVTVTFNGTDGTDGIVAEKTDVIDVSFKVKPSDAAYINHASNDYPDKGDANTGDASAGQQGYYSNKDAKLNYCVLTEVNGVESCERTEAEYPRPVVQVKLGKIIITKQWKGSGEHADSVTVQLQRKAISATTDAENVGNPITLNATNNWTTTVDKLVPGYTYSVVETTGDDRYDVTYTGNNVDLTKQMVWSSNADAGTLNATIINTLKPVSLSNSISVKKNLTGREWKDSDQFSFTLKAENNAPLPVSCKDQQSCTVTVKHDSTGHTVSFGGITYNAGNAEYTYYVTENSGKITALHYSQAKYKVVVTVSKNTAGAWTTSVTSVTKVQDDNGKTISESQSDSTQPVAFTNHYIAVSALPLTGGMTDRQWLFVGGVVGGLAVLLIGAAGVWNSKKRLV